One genomic window of Polyodon spathula isolate WHYD16114869_AA chromosome 8, ASM1765450v1, whole genome shotgun sequence includes the following:
- the LOC121320285 gene encoding transmembrane protein 140-like, which produces MNESPTQCRTLCLANIFCLLITVLGMLLFALQYHCGQFIVSDGVVVGLYRFCLLNETTREMECYSEGKVKEFNINLAAILTARLCTYTPIVLCLIALLAFLMYIYTKEKSIWPLFMVMVGLSTFLLLVGITSFLGASWHYVYVSKLSLSFFLCICAWFLLGMETIASWKFWSDQISGSKSAKRQ; this is translated from the coding sequence ATGAATGAAAGCCCTACGCAGTGCAGGACACTGTGCCTGGCCAATATCTTCTGCCTGCTCATCACTGTCCTTGGCATGCTGCTGTTTGCCTTGCAGTATCACTGTGGGCAGTTTATTGTCAGTGACGGTGTCGTTGTTGGCTTGTACAGATTCTGCCTTCTAAATGAAACCACCAGGGAGATGGAGTGTTACTCAGAAGGGAAGGTTAAAGAGTTCAACATCAACCTGGCTGCAATACTCACAGCGAGACTGTGCACCTACACCCCCATAGTACTTTGTCTGATTGCCTTGTTGGCCTTTCTGATGTACATCTACACAAAGGAGAAGTCAATCTGGCCTTTGTTTATGGTGATGGTGGGGTTATCAACCTTCCTTCTGTTGGTTGGTATAACATCCTTCCTTGGTGCCAGCTGGCATTATGTCTACGTTTCCAAGCTCAGCCTCTCCTTCTTTCTGTGCATTTGTGCATGGTTTCTGCTGGGCATGGAAACTATTGCTAGCTGGAAGTTTTGGTCTGATCAAATTAGTGGATCTAAGAGTGCAAAGAGgcaatga
- the LOC121319646 gene encoding cell cycle regulator of non-homologous end joining-like isoform X2, protein MEPRDAEGKRRLLPGWMVRWSGEKKVDRPTEGSAKITTSAKRGERKTVESIVTVYCMNEAELVNAAFDLLATGSSESKHPGFGVTTGDSIREKNMWISESELEDGDTDSEPIQKTCISESNLVVDNTSPAHHTKQKRVDSTVPKRKDITQVSELNACERTVEQAHVDRTDPGDAEDDAFKLVREIFFTS, encoded by the exons ATGGAGCCGAGGGACGCGGAGGGGAAGAGGCGGCTTCTACCCGGGTGGATGGTGAGATGGAGTGGAGAGAAAAAGGTGGATCGACCTACAGAAGGTTCTGCAAAGATAACAACTTCCGCGAAGAGAGGGGAAAGGAAAACCGTGGAGag TATAGTCACAGTTTACTGCATGAACGAGGCAGAGTTGGTGAATGCAGCATTTGATCTCCTTGCAACG GGATCAAGTGAGTCGAAACATCCAGGCTTTGGGGTGACAACAGGAGATTCAATAAGAGAAAAGAATATGTGGATCTCTGAATCTGAACTTGAAGATGGAGACACAGATTCAGAACCAATTCAGAAAACTTGTATCTCTGAATCCAATCTAGTGGTTGACAATACCAGTCCAGCTCATCATACCAAACAGAAGCGAGTGGATAGCACAGTGCCAAAGAGAAAGGACATTACACAGGTTTCTGAATTGAATGCATGTGAAAGAACAGTTGAACAGGCCCATGTTGATAGGACAGACCCAGGGGATGCAGAAGATGATGCTTTCAAACTTGTGCGAGAAATTTTCTTCACTTCTTAA
- the LOC121319646 gene encoding uncharacterized protein LOC121319646 isoform X3 has translation MTELFIWKLQAFNYSQAAFIAEGRGGEEAASTRVDGEMEWREKGGSTYRRFCKDNNFREERGKENRGEGSSESKHPGFGVTTGDSIREKNMWISESELEDGDTDSEPIQKTCISESNLVVDNTSPAHHTKQKRVDSTVPKRKDITQVSELNACERTVEQAHVDRTDPGDAEDDAFKLVREIFFTS, from the exons ATGACAGAACTGTTCATTTGGAAATTGCAAGCATTTAATTATTCACAAGCAGCTTTTATAG CCGAGGGACGCGGAGGGGAAGAGGCGGCTTCTACCCGGGTGGATGGTGAGATGGAGTGGAGAGAAAAAGGTGGATCGACCTACAGAAGGTTCTGCAAAGATAACAACTTCCGCGAAGAGAGGGGAAAGGAAAACCGTGGAGag GGATCAAGTGAGTCGAAACATCCAGGCTTTGGGGTGACAACAGGAGATTCAATAAGAGAAAAGAATATGTGGATCTCTGAATCTGAACTTGAAGATGGAGACACAGATTCAGAACCAATTCAGAAAACTTGTATCTCTGAATCCAATCTAGTGGTTGACAATACCAGTCCAGCTCATCATACCAAACAGAAGCGAGTGGATAGCACAGTGCCAAAGAGAAAGGACATTACACAGGTTTCTGAATTGAATGCATGTGAAAGAACAGTTGAACAGGCCCATGTTGATAGGACAGACCCAGGGGATGCAGAAGATGATGCTTTCAAACTTGTGCGAGAAATTTTCTTCACTTCTTAA
- the LOC121319646 gene encoding uncharacterized protein LOC121319646 isoform X1, producing the protein MTELFIWKLQAFNYSQAAFIALLNYGAEGRGGEEAASTRVDGEMEWREKGGSTYRRFCKDNNFREERGKENRGEGSSESKHPGFGVTTGDSIREKNMWISESELEDGDTDSEPIQKTCISESNLVVDNTSPAHHTKQKRVDSTVPKRKDITQVSELNACERTVEQAHVDRTDPGDAEDDAFKLVREIFFTS; encoded by the exons ATGACAGAACTGTTCATTTGGAAATTGCAAGCATTTAATTATTCACAAGCAGCTTTTATAG CTCTCCTGAACTATGGAGCCGAGGGACGCGGAGGGGAAGAGGCGGCTTCTACCCGGGTGGATGGTGAGATGGAGTGGAGAGAAAAAGGTGGATCGACCTACAGAAGGTTCTGCAAAGATAACAACTTCCGCGAAGAGAGGGGAAAGGAAAACCGTGGAGag GGATCAAGTGAGTCGAAACATCCAGGCTTTGGGGTGACAACAGGAGATTCAATAAGAGAAAAGAATATGTGGATCTCTGAATCTGAACTTGAAGATGGAGACACAGATTCAGAACCAATTCAGAAAACTTGTATCTCTGAATCCAATCTAGTGGTTGACAATACCAGTCCAGCTCATCATACCAAACAGAAGCGAGTGGATAGCACAGTGCCAAAGAGAAAGGACATTACACAGGTTTCTGAATTGAATGCATGTGAAAGAACAGTTGAACAGGCCCATGTTGATAGGACAGACCCAGGGGATGCAGAAGATGATGCTTTCAAACTTGTGCGAGAAATTTTCTTCACTTCTTAA